One Citrus sinensis cultivar Valencia sweet orange chromosome 5, DVS_A1.0, whole genome shotgun sequence genomic window, aattaatatattgaatactaaggtttttttttgtaagaagaaataatataagtgattttttgtatttttggcttaaaatatatatctttgATATTTCTCTCATTTCTTCGAGGTCATccctaagtttttttttttaagaaaaaataatatgagtgaatttttgtatttctgccttaaaatttatatttttaacattaggATCCTCCTAAGTAACTCAGCATTAGCCTTGACATTACTCTCATTTGTTCCAGGTCATCATCCCTAAGTCCTAAACCTTCGTAGGAGATAACAAATGTCAAAAATTCCCTTGCAGAGACATATAATATAGACCGACACAGTGGTGCGATTGTATCGAAAATCGTCAACTTCACTTCCTGAAACATTGATTGGCTGCCGAGTGCAGGCATTGCATGGATATCGAGAAGCAAGGAGTTGACAAGCTATTTTTTGAGACGTACTGCAAAAATGGGGAAGCAGTCTAAATTTAGACAAGCAAGTAATAAACTGAagccttttcttttaattcatagatAGATATCATATCATATCATATCATCAGCTAGCTCTAGCTGTGTGTAGTCTGCGGATAGCGATCCCCCATAGCCAGTAGCCTCCTCCATGCATCCCCAAAGCTTTGCAAATAATTATACCCCAGAGGCTACTGACTCTACAGCAAGCAACGTGTCTGATCACAGGAAGCAGAGAGTTCTGCAGATGACAAGCCGACCCCCAATTTATGGAAAGCTTAGCTTCAGCCTTCAAACTCCTCTCTCTGCCCccaaaaaaagcaaataaaatccCACATCCAGACAAAATGGGAAATCTTTTTGTGTAAATGTTGAGTGATTGATTGTTCACTTGTGGAGCACAgggtcattttttttttttaatatcctaTCATATTATATTCAAGTTCTGATTGGATTCTCCAGCTACCTAGCTATCACTCTGCTGCATTTTCTGAAGGAAAAATGAATGTCATCACGATCGTAATTCATTACTACCCTTCTTGTCAAATCTCATTTGGCCATTGCTCTTGAAGGGCCCAAAGAGCTGGTGTTATTGCTGTATTTATGATACCCATCTCCCGATTGCCAGTTCTGCGAAAATGCAAAATCGTCTAGAGATTCGAGGAATGTCGACGTGGCTCTGCCattgtctttttttctttgatgagATTGACGTGGCTCTGCTTTATAACAACTGTTTGTTCTTTTCTGGGTAAGTTTAACCTTCACCTGAATGAACCATATTTGCTTAATCACTACGTGGCTGCAcggataataataataagttaataacagggaaaatattttctaagtttcaATTATTTCTTGACAGCGGCTACTTAAAAATCTATTGATGGAAGAGTGATTGTGCCACTGGTAAAGCTTAATTAAcgagaaaatattttctaagtttcaATTATTTCTTGACAGCGGCTACTTAAAAATCTATTGATGGACGAGTGATTGTGCCACTGGTAAAGCTTAATTAACGAGATAGCGAAAGGACGgttattttatatatcttATGACAACTCAAAAGTGTGTTATCTAATTCCCTAAAGGATATgccatattataaaatatttgggaGTCGTGTATAACTTAAAAATGGGTTCGCCCTACATATTATAGTATAATATCTTCtctctattattaaaaaaactcatgaaaatttatcaaaactaGAAGCCCCAGTTATTAAAAAAGGGgaggaaatatttttaaatctgatagagagagagagagagaacgaACAATCTGATCGGCAGCCTTGATAACAGCGGTAAGAAATTTTGTCTTTGTCGGCTTCTAGTCCATTTTGCCGCTTGACTTTGTGTTACGTTTGTTTCTAGAGTTCCAGAATATTCTTCTTAATTACTTGAAGCCTAATTCTCTCATCAGAAATTCTATCCAGATTTTGATTAAGACGTCACCCTTTAATAAAGTCTTTAGCTTCATCACCATTCCCCTCTGGTTTTCCCATTGCCTGCCCATTGGATTTATTTAActcttgaattaaattaacaaatatgtACATGCCAACACAACACATGGCGTCgtgaaagaaaagagaagactGAAGAGTTGTATTaacttgtgtgtgtgtgtgggaGATATTTAAAACTGCTGTGCCCAAATCATTCTCCGTGATGTCATCGTAAAGACTCAAATTATCCGTTTTGCTTTCGTACTACTACCTCAAAGCCAACAGACGTGAATTTAGATCAAGAAGAGAAAAGCCGATATGTGTATTGTATATATAGGCATTAGCAAGACCAAAATTCTTAACTTTCGGGGCCTACTTTAACAAAATgactcaaaatcaaaaattgGCTTTAAAACAAGCGAAAACCATCATCACCAAAACTGATAAGACTCTAGTAGGTCTTGTCTATGGCCTCAGGATATTTCAAAATCGatgactttaaaaaaatacaaaacccatccatcatcatcatcatcacaaaACTGCAGTCACATATCATAATCTTATCTTCTCTTCTATCCTCTATGGCGTCCAGATTGGagctaaaatataaaaggacAGCATGTTGAAGTGCTTTTTTCTTCACTTTGGTCCACCCCCAATTCATTGTTCGGTGAAAATGTTACTTTCTTGCAATTTGTTGAGAGCCATTTTGACTGCATGTAACTAGCACTTCTCCATGGAGGAATGTGAAGCCCCGTCTCTTTGAGTGATTTTCTGCAAGCAGGGCAAAGCAAAGATACTATCTCTTTCAACTTCTTCTCAGTGCCAACAAAGATTGAAGGAAGAGCGTCAATAAGCTCTTTGTAAGCTCTCGTTGGCCTTGCCACTTCAAACTGTGACCTAAAATCCATGTCCACTATCAACCTTGTTGGTACCCCACCATTTAATTTCTTGTCCCTCATCAAAACTTCAACGTACTCGTAATTACCTGTAAATCGGAAAACTTGAATgcccaaaaatgaaaaataaaaaagagcaaatatatatataaacaaaaagaacTACATTTCAGAAAGacgagagagagaaaatagaaACCTTGAGAGAAGCTACAAGTGGATGTAGATTTGCAAAGGGAAGCATCATAGCCatccattttcaatttcatcacAAGCcatttcttttgatttcttgGACTCTCTCCTATATTTTTGTCCAAATACATGGATGTCTTCTCACAAATCTCTACTTCATCATCAGTGCGTTTCCCAAGAACTTCCTATACATACATAAACCACACAGTAGGAAggttacaaaaataaaaaataaaaaagtgaaaaaaataagaaaagaataaaaggacccagaaaagaaaatgatatatgTATAAAGAAGAGAAGCAAAAATGAAACACAGGAGATGTAGACCTGTAAACTGAGATATGTGGATTGATGAAGAGAATGTTTAGAAGATGATACTGAGAAACTCGAAGATGAAGAGCCTGCAGATTCAATGTAGTCTTTGACCATTTGATCAAGCTCGTCTTCTCCTATGCTGCCCATTTTTCTGATGATTCTTAGACCGTACGAAACTAAGAACATATGGTGTTGACTGTTGAACAAGTCTTCAAATGAGCTtcattttgtcaaaaaaatcTAGTAAGCCTTTGTGGATCCATACACTGATTACTGGTGCTGTCTTGTTTTGTGATTAGCAGCTGGGTTCTATTTATATGTCACAATTATGATGATATCATAAaagtaattctttttcctttttttttttgggtttaaatgaaaaacaaaaacaaaacaaatccaCCATGCAATGTCATCATGGGATGAATGATTGTCGTCATGTTTCGTTCCGCTGCCCTGGATTAAATGTTACAGtaatcacaattattttttctttattaattcttaatttttgccTTTCAAGTCAGTCACAGCCTCACAGGTTCGTAAACCGTAACATAAAACGGTTGTGAGAACATTTCTCGAAGCTCAATAATTGTGAGAGTGTTCGATAATAAGTACTTTGAGCTTCATTTTGAAAGTTAAAATGGATTACTCTTGCAGTCTTGCTCAACAATTATTTGATGAAAGATCTATTATTTAATGCTTTCATTTCACACAGCTCAAAATCTGGCAGTGACGCCACCGTCGAAAAATGCAGCCTTCATTGTCATGACTTTTTCTCTTACAGTTCctttctaattattaaattggtCATTTGGCCCGCCACATCAATTGCTACAACTTCTACGTTAATGTGATTAGGATAAGGATCAATTCAGATTTCCACAATCCACGAGATTATTTTGTTAGTAGCTTGGTGGAATTAACAACCTTTTAAGTGCCACTTCGGCCTTGgcttgtgagggcagcagttctagcttccacaaaagtattgtgggggctaaatgttttttatatccttctcccttgcgaaatgcATGTGGAGTATGGACATCCTCTTCTGTGAGAGGTTATTTGTattgggcatgtacttcatagaattcattgtaataatgtaagtcccaatcatgtatatctgattgtaaatatcagtgtaataccTCTGCTACAATAagcagttgttgtaaatatctgtgtaatgcagtaatctgatgattaatcagtctcaaaaaaaaaaaaacaaccttTTAAGTAATGTTTTACTAGtatttcacacacacacatatatgtatatataaatcaGAAAACTTtgatcatattaaaattataaataagtttaaaaaacttataaaatataaattttaatacactataagataaaatacaCTGTTTTTAACTTCTCTCTAATTTTAAGATGGTAAGAGCTCcttaattgaaatatttttaatacacTCACACAATCAACAACACTTCTATACAAAAGGCAGACATATCATATAAAATCATTGATGCATATTCACATAGAAAATATTATGGATTGTTAAAAAAGTCTAGTCAAAAAGATTGTTGGTAATCATAATCTTAGGGGGTTTTGATGATGTGAGAGTTTACGTTGTGTTTCCTTGTGTGTgcgcgtgtgtgtgtgtgtgtgtttgcaTGCGGGTGTgtatgtgtatgtgtgtgtgtttgcaTGTGTGTGGGTGCGTGCGTGCGTTTGCATGTGCGCGTGATGAGGACATATTCACATAGTTTAAGTAAGGATGCACGTCAAAacacaattatatatatatatcaatgcATATTGTGTTTTTTGTCTATTAGTGTATTGAaatttgtgtgtttttattgaaCATTTTTTCTCTGTAAAAACAAAGAATGTCTtcaccaaataattattatatatattatattttgatatatatattatgtctATTTCTTTTGTATGCTAACAATACTCCCAAGAGTAATCTATATACAATATTGGGGATCTACTAAATAAATGTGTACATGATGTGATATATGTACATTCCATGCCAAGCTCTTCCACCTATTTGACAAACTATGGTAATTTGAGACTACATTTTTGTTTAGATGAATGTattatataaaacaaaaaatgttatCTTCGGAAACCGTCTAATAGCAGATGATAAATTGCTTATATTTAGATACGAGAAGTCGAGAAGAGGTCCATCAAGTCTTCTTTGTACACGAGCGAAATTGATATTATTCTAATGTACAATAGATCTTAAGAGATAGTGATatgtttctaattttatttatcgatggatttgtaatgtaattttttttaataaaaatttcattttttatttaataattttgaacaaaatatataaaataaaaggggaaaaaatggAGGAGATAGCTTAACTATAAAAGGcttatattacaatttaataaaaaaaacgtTAAATGATCAAtgcaatggatttttttttttattacatgagactacTGCTTAGGATACAACATATTATATGATACTAAATTGGTATTTAcaatcatttaataattaagattagtTTACATTAAATCTCATGTAGCATTGCTTAgattttaaccctctcaaatattcgagatATTTCAACCTTCAATCAAGAGatgaataatgaaatttaaattaaaccccTACAATATTTCTATGGGGATTCAAACCACTTCCCTCACACTTATGTGGGAGTGGCTCTAGTCACTAAACCTTAGTCCAGTGGTTCAATGCACTGGATTTAGCCCTGAAGTTTCTGCAAAATATGCCTTCACACCAAATTAATCCAAAACTAACATAATTTATACCTTTTGTATTGAATAATCATAATGATCTAGGTTGAAATCAAACCGATGTTGATATTATTCAAGGACTTGAGTTAGTtctaacaaacaaaattaactgGTTATCTTATGGATGGACAATCACGGGTCAAATCAAACCAACACATTgtcaaacaacaaaatatttaggTAACAaaagtaattgaaaaaaaaaaaagagaatatttttcaattgataACTAGTTTTCATTAAACGTTTTTAAATCGTCCTCTATATATAGATGAAAGTACTTAAATcatcctatatatatatggattaAAAAGTATTcgtttaaaatgttttaacattaaattattttcaagcGACAATCTAAagctcaattaaaaaaaaaaaaccgataATTTTGAAAGTATAGCTGTCAAattgtttgaagaaaatttaagaatgTGCCATGCAAatcacaaaatgaaaaaaaaaaacaaatggaaGAACCTGCCTGTCAGCTGATGACGTGTAACGTGTTACTACGTGGATGCGCCGACGTGGAAATAACTTAGCTCAACCTGCAGCcagttataaaataaaagccaCACCTCGGTCACAGACATCACTACCGTAGCCTAACACCTCACCAAATCCACTGTACCATCCCAAGGAGTAACCAAAATCAACGGATCGTATCTCGTCTGTGGTCGCCACTAATCCACTCTTACCGTGAGGATAGCAAATTCAATtgtacaagaaaacaaaaacctaTGTACGTTCCACTTTGCCAACCGCCTAAGCAAAAATCAGTTTACTTCCGTTCCCTCGTACTACGCGCAACGCAAAAtccgattttttttttctaatttttctcattttcgcGGAAAGTAATCGCTCTAAAATTTTCCCgggaaaattttcaatctcaGGTGTGAAACTTAACCgtgctttcattttcttttggcaTTAAATTAATCGAATTATTTGGCGGCTTAACTTATTTATAATGTTATGTTCGAGTTCTCcaggtttagggttttgaatttgattgctTAACTTTTCTGgatgtgtgtgtttttttttaattaggttCAATTTAAGTGGTTGAggatttattattagattctAAGATTGTTTTTGTTGACGAGAAAGCGAagagaatagaaaatattggAGGAACTTGGGTTTTGTGTGTTAGTttgttatgtatttttatttttactgtaATGCAGCTGAAGTAAGCTCAGTGTTTGTCTCAAGTTCAGTTTCACAGGGTTTCTACTTTCATTTGACTCAGTTTTTGGTTCTATATGTTTTCTTATTCATTATTAAGTTCATAGTAATTGAGTATTTTATGGTAAAGTAGTGCAAACGTCTCTGGTGGAAGAATAATGATTAATGTGAGTTCTTCGTAGGTAAGATAATTAAACCAATAAACTTATGGACTAATCTCTTCAGATGGTCCTGTATAAAGCTCTTAAAGGTTAATAAATTATGCAAGACAGAAGGTTTGAGATGAACTTGC contains:
- the LOC102620620 gene encoding uncharacterized protein LOC102620620 isoform X1, with product MFLVSYGLRIIRKMGSIGEDELDQMVKDYIESAGSSSSSFSVSSSKHSLHQSTYLSLQEVLGKRTDDEVEICEKTSMYLDKNIGESPRNQKKWLVMKLKMDGYDASLCKSTSTCSFSQVFRFTGNYEYVEVLMRDKKLNGGVPTRLIVDMDFRSQFEVARPTRAYKELIDALPSIFVGTEKKLKEIVSLLCPACRKSLKETGLHIPPWRSASYMQSKWLSTNCKKVTFSPNNELGVDQSEEKSTSTCCPFIF
- the LOC102620620 gene encoding uncharacterized protein LOC102620620 isoform X2, with translation MFLVSYGLRIIRKMGSIGEDELDQMVKDYIESAGSSSSSFSVSSSKHSLHQSTYLSLQEVLGKRTDDEVEICEKTSMYLDKNIGESPRNQKKWLVMKLKMDGYDASLCKSTSTCSFSQGNYEYVEVLMRDKKLNGGVPTRLIVDMDFRSQFEVARPTRAYKELIDALPSIFVGTEKKLKEIVSLLCPACRKSLKETGLHIPPWRSASYMQSKWLSTNCKKVTFSPNNELGVDQSEEKSTSTCCPFIF